The Thermus filiformis genome contains a region encoding:
- the ruvA gene encoding Holliday junction branch migration protein RuvA codes for MLRLVRGTVLRKTPQALWLQVGPLALEVQVPTPLLALEEGQEVALFTRLEVREEGLFLYGFQEEEALRLFELLLSVNGVGPRLALALLGHLSPSLLAQALKEGDTRLLASVPGVGKKLAERMVLELRSKVPGAPSGRALGEAAEEAVLALLALGFKEGPVRALVLELASAHPEAKSQDLIKEALKRLK; via the coding sequence ATGCTCCGCCTCGTCCGGGGAACGGTCCTGCGCAAGACCCCCCAGGCCCTCTGGCTCCAGGTGGGGCCCCTGGCGCTGGAGGTCCAGGTCCCCACCCCCCTTCTGGCCCTGGAGGAGGGGCAGGAGGTGGCCCTCTTCACCCGGCTCGAGGTCCGGGAGGAGGGCCTCTTCCTCTACGGCTTCCAGGAGGAGGAGGCCCTGAGGCTGTTTGAGCTCCTCCTCTCGGTGAACGGGGTGGGGCCCCGCCTGGCCCTGGCCCTTCTGGGCCACCTCTCCCCCAGCCTCCTGGCCCAGGCCCTAAAGGAGGGGGACACCCGCCTTCTGGCCAGCGTCCCCGGGGTGGGCAAAAAGCTGGCGGAGCGGATGGTCCTGGAACTCCGGTCCAAGGTCCCGGGCGCCCCCTCCGGCCGCGCCCTGGGCGAGGCGGCGGAGGAAGCGGTCCTGGCCCTTCTAGCTTTGGGCTTCAAGGAGGGGCCGGTGCGGGCTTTGGTCCTGGAGCTCGCCTCGGCCCACCCGGAGGCCAAAAGCCAGGACCTGATCAAGGAGGCCCTAAAGCGCCTCAAGTAG
- a CDS encoding protoglobin domain-containing protein, whose translation MDAPGLLEVLKRRTGFTEAHAQVLKGLGGLMTPIAFEVALAFYDYLGRDEEMAAILHAVPGRVERLYATFVRWYEELFSGTYDGAYAERRRRIGLVHARIGIGPQHMIPAMGIVQELSLEHLRTALRSFEVFPAVEAFEKIVAIELALIEESYLEALELGLRAGHREVREALVAGARALLEAS comes from the coding sequence GTGGATGCCCCCGGGCTTTTGGAGGTGCTCAAGCGCCGCACCGGCTTTACCGAGGCCCACGCCCAGGTCCTGAAGGGCCTGGGCGGCCTCATGACCCCCATCGCCTTTGAGGTGGCCCTGGCCTTCTACGACTACCTGGGCCGGGACGAGGAGATGGCCGCCATCCTCCACGCGGTCCCGGGGCGGGTGGAGCGGCTTTACGCCACCTTCGTCCGCTGGTACGAGGAGCTCTTCAGCGGCACCTACGACGGGGCTTATGCGGAAAGGCGGCGGCGCATCGGCCTGGTCCACGCCCGGATCGGGATCGGCCCCCAGCACATGATCCCCGCCATGGGCATCGTCCAGGAGCTCTCCCTCGAGCACCTGCGCACCGCCTTGCGCTCTTTTGAAGTCTTCCCCGCGGTGGAGGCCTTTGAGAAGATCGTGGCCATAGAGCTGGCCCTGATTGAGGAAAGCTACCTCGAGGCCCTGGAGTTGGGCCTGCGGGCGGGCCACCGGGAGGTGCGGGAGGCCCTGGTGGCCGGGGCGCGGGCGCTTCTGGAGGCTTCCTGA
- a CDS encoding 4a-hydroxytetrahydrobiopterin dehydratase, whose protein sequence is MDWEQAENPPRLRKTFRFANFREALAFANRVGELAEGANHHPRLTVEWGRVTVEWWTHSAGGITEKDREMARLTDGLVE, encoded by the coding sequence ATGGACTGGGAACAGGCGGAAAACCCCCCGCGGCTCAGGAAGACCTTCCGCTTCGCCAACTTCCGGGAGGCCCTGGCCTTCGCCAACCGGGTGGGGGAGCTGGCGGAAGGGGCGAACCACCACCCCCGCCTCACCGTGGAGTGGGGCCGGGTCACGGTGGAGTGGTGGACCCACTCCGCCGGGGGCATCACGGAGAAGGACCGGGAGATGGCCCGCCTCACGGACGGCCTGGTAGAGTAA
- a CDS encoding enoyl-CoA hydratase-related protein, with protein sequence MLEKTRSENVLVLALNRPEVNALTSEVLSALAEALEEARKDPGVRALVLTGKGRAFSAGQDLKEFGDQAPDYEAHLRKYNRVVEALVYLDKPTVAALNGAAAGAGLSLALACDFRLASEEASLTTAFSRIGLVPDSGMTFFLPRLVGYAKALELILLSPRLSAREALELGLVHRVVAPERLLEEALGLAHTLAQGPTRAFALAKKALLESHRLSLEEALALEAVLQGEAGQSLDHQEGVRAFLEKRPPRFTGR encoded by the coding sequence ATGCTGGAAAAGACCCGCTCGGAAAACGTCCTGGTCCTGGCCCTGAACCGGCCGGAGGTGAACGCCCTCACCTCCGAGGTCCTCTCGGCCCTGGCGGAGGCCTTGGAGGAAGCCCGCAAGGACCCCGGGGTGCGGGCCTTGGTCCTCACGGGGAAGGGGCGGGCCTTTAGCGCCGGGCAGGACCTCAAGGAGTTCGGGGACCAGGCCCCCGACTACGAGGCCCACCTGCGGAAGTACAACCGGGTGGTGGAGGCCCTGGTCTACCTGGACAAGCCCACCGTGGCCGCCCTCAACGGGGCAGCGGCGGGGGCGGGGCTGAGCCTGGCCCTGGCCTGCGACTTCCGCCTGGCCAGCGAGGAGGCCAGCCTCACCACCGCCTTCAGCCGCATCGGCCTGGTCCCGGACTCGGGGATGACCTTCTTCCTCCCCCGGCTCGTGGGCTACGCCAAGGCCCTGGAGCTCATCCTCCTCTCCCCAAGGCTCTCCGCCCGGGAGGCCCTGGAGCTGGGCCTCGTCCACCGGGTGGTGGCGCCCGAGCGGCTTTTGGAGGAGGCTTTGGGCCTGGCCCACACCCTGGCCCAGGGGCCCACCCGGGCCTTCGCCCTGGCCAAGAAGGCCCTTCTGGAAAGCCACCGCCTTTCCCTCGAGGAGGCGCTGGCCCTGGAGGCGGTCCTCCAGGGGGAGGCGGGGCAGAGCCTGGACCACCAGGAGGGGGTACGGGCCTTCCTGGAGAAGAGGCCCCCCCGGTTCACGGGCCGCTGA
- a CDS encoding HAD family hydrolase encodes MKLLLLDLDDTLLQDLPVSREVLERLGEGLGLSGLFQAVKEEAEALFPTSPIYSWAERIGHSALEALWARYSTFGLERAASWAWPFREEVFRRALRRLGGPEEEAKALAQAFFEARRVYPLFPEVPEFLRRTQGVPRVLLTNGVPDLQREKLQGAGLWEAFDLFLISGEVGLGKPEPGLFRMALAAFGVRPEEAWMLGDNPAKDILGANRAGVRAVWVDRKERPPHPQARPDRVVASLLEAL; translated from the coding sequence ATGAAACTCCTTCTTCTGGACCTGGACGACACCCTCCTTCAGGACCTGCCTGTGAGCCGAGAGGTGCTGGAGCGCCTGGGGGAGGGGCTGGGGCTTTCCGGCCTTTTTCAGGCGGTGAAGGAGGAGGCGGAGGCCCTCTTCCCGACCAGCCCCATCTACTCCTGGGCCGAGCGCATCGGCCACAGCGCCCTCGAGGCCCTCTGGGCCCGCTACTCCACCTTCGGCCTGGAAAGGGCGGCCTCCTGGGCCTGGCCCTTTCGGGAGGAGGTCTTCCGCCGCGCCCTAAGGCGGCTCGGAGGCCCCGAGGAGGAGGCGAAGGCCCTGGCCCAGGCCTTCTTTGAGGCCCGCCGGGTCTACCCCCTCTTCCCCGAGGTCCCCGAGTTTTTGCGGCGCACCCAGGGGGTGCCCCGGGTCCTCCTCACCAACGGCGTCCCTGACCTGCAGAGGGAGAAGCTCCAGGGGGCGGGGCTTTGGGAGGCCTTTGACCTCTTCCTGATCTCGGGGGAGGTGGGCCTGGGCAAGCCCGAGCCCGGCCTCTTCCGCATGGCCCTGGCCGCCTTCGGGGTCCGGCCCGAGGAGGCCTGGATGCTGGGGGACAACCCCGCCAAGGACATCCTGGGGGCCAACCGGGCGGGGGTGCGAGCGGTCTGGGTGGACCGGAAGGAGCGCCCTCCCCACCCCCAGGCCCGGCCCGACCGGGTGGTTGCCTCCCTACTTGAGGCGCTTTAG
- a CDS encoding acyl-CoA thioesterase: MEARTLELVFPEHTNPLGAAFGGFVLGLMDKVGSYAAARRARRPVVTVAVGSVEFKVPIRSGDLLEVVARVVRVGRTSLTVEVEVYKERFGGEERLLATHGQLTYVAVDEKGQPVPVD, from the coding sequence GTGGAGGCGCGGACGCTGGAGCTGGTCTTCCCCGAACACACCAACCCCCTGGGGGCGGCCTTCGGGGGGTTCGTCCTGGGCCTGATGGACAAGGTGGGCTCCTACGCCGCCGCCCGCCGGGCCCGCAGGCCCGTGGTGACGGTGGCGGTGGGGAGCGTGGAGTTCAAGGTGCCCATCCGGAGCGGGGACCTCCTCGAGGTGGTGGCCCGGGTGGTCCGGGTGGGGCGCACCTCCTTGACCGTGGAGGTGGAGGTCTACAAGGAGCGCTTCGGCGGGGAGGAGCGCCTTTTGGCCACCCACGGCCAGCTCACCTACGTGGCGGTGGACGAGAAGGGCCAGCCCGTCCCGGTGGACTGA
- a CDS encoding glutamate synthase-related protein produces MFREAYPEIPLGSDACGIIAIVEKEGRPTHRNVLRTLESLYRMAHRAGAIKGEGDGTGIQTDIPRELWASFLEEKRLDPALAFNPRFFVGHFFLPKGEAGRLEEFLSLFQEEGRGFGVRLLMHRLPEVNSQALGPVGRRTEPLFVQVAGLSPDGDAPLWEVGLRLEARFPVHVVSLSTYSVVYKVRGAAEVLRRYYPELSHPLFKSAITLGHNRYSTNTLSTFEQVQPFGLLGHNGEINTIERLRREMDFLGIPRTGGSDSQDLNRMLEGLIYRFGLSLPEALDLVFPPVLGEVKAYPEELQDLYLALRQRFGPLAQGPAALVTRHREEAVFATDAMGLRPLWFVETPDEYVFTSERGVFSAEEFAAEPKPLAPGEKMGVRLLPEGARLVPFHRHQRLVYERVSARTPVSGYRRHLAGPLWEGPAPVEGGSEAQVEERPAPPPLGLERAFGFDRWDAAYLEALVKTGNEPVGSLGYDGPLAALNPEKPNLSEFFKETVAVVTNPAIDREREIEHFSTRAVLGRRPLPNGQGAGRVEELLIPIVLEREPALARAMGTLTIAEVLARFQTRVLVPRFTVEEGLLAGLKRLEEEAVRAVEEGAEVLLLSDREAFFGGVWIDVALALAAVERALRRPDAQGVALRRRTSVLVHSGGVRNLHDVAFLLGLGADAVAPWLMEEKALALEGRAGLANLLEALRKGLEKVISTMGIHELRGYGKIFSSLGLKPELSEYFGTRNFYASSQAGYGLLELERTLLEREGFLRAEKVPPAKDFRFNPRIYKAAQEVSAGQAPYSHFQEKVRSLERESPVAARQLLEVRFPERSGVLPEEVDLSVGGHSLPFVISAMSFGSQGEAAFRAYAEAAKRLNMVCVNGEGGEIPDMLGKYTHWRGQQVASGRFGVHAYMLNSAAVIEIKIGQGAKPGEGGHLPGKKVSAKVAAARNAVPGVDLISPSNNHDLYSIEDLAQLIEELKTVNPKAKVSVKVPVIPGIGTIAVGIAKAGADIITLSGFEGGTGAARLHALKYAGLPVELGVRRAHRALVRAGLRDKVEIWADGGLKTAYDVLRMVLLGADRVGMATMAMVAIGCTICRGCQLDTCHVGITTQIETLEEALAHGLKRFVPQDTERAVEQLVRFFEAKAEALRELVAALGYTSLRDLVGRSDLLYQRDHHEELDLSYFFLPVEPPEWVQDESLYVLRKPLNQLTRTITEVVMGAYQEGGRRLRFQEGPVSSTDRALGTHLAGEMARRRLYGKGFDAEVRLHFDAGSVAGNGLAAFNVEGLEVLVEGGAQDGVAKGAFGGKVAILKGRNPFGAYVDGSVGKSFAYGAIGGLLIVEGVADSRFCIRLSGADVVLGGEPERPLQDELGNLAARAQAKGFAFEYMTRGRALVLGDPGPWICSGMTGGRVYLRHWPEMGLTEEAMRRRLAKGAKVVVRPLDARGVEDVRELLSAYIAVLREAKREEKAKRLEGLLLEPALHFRMVEPVSQQVDQGVSTE; encoded by the coding sequence ATGTTCAGAGAAGCCTACCCGGAGATTCCCCTAGGGAGCGACGCCTGCGGGATCATCGCCATCGTTGAGAAGGAGGGCAGGCCCACGCACAGGAACGTCCTCAGGACGCTGGAGAGCCTCTACCGGATGGCGCACCGGGCGGGGGCCATCAAAGGGGAAGGCGACGGGACGGGCATACAGACCGACATCCCCCGGGAGCTCTGGGCGAGCTTCCTCGAGGAAAAGCGGCTGGACCCCGCCTTGGCCTTCAACCCCCGCTTCTTCGTGGGGCACTTCTTCCTGCCCAAGGGCGAGGCCGGCCGGCTGGAGGAGTTCTTGAGCCTATTCCAAGAGGAGGGCCGGGGGTTTGGCGTCCGCCTCCTCATGCACCGCCTCCCCGAGGTCAACAGCCAGGCCCTGGGCCCGGTGGGCCGCCGGACCGAGCCCCTCTTCGTCCAGGTGGCGGGGCTTTCCCCGGACGGGGACGCCCCCCTTTGGGAGGTGGGGCTCCGCCTCGAGGCCCGCTTCCCCGTCCACGTGGTCTCCCTCTCCACCTACAGCGTGGTCTACAAGGTCCGGGGGGCGGCGGAGGTTTTGAGGCGGTACTACCCCGAGCTCTCCCATCCCCTCTTCAAGTCCGCCATCACCCTGGGGCACAACCGCTACTCCACCAACACCCTCTCCACCTTTGAGCAGGTCCAGCCCTTCGGCCTTCTGGGCCACAACGGCGAGATCAACACCATTGAGCGCCTGCGCCGGGAGATGGACTTTCTGGGCATCCCCCGCACCGGGGGCTCGGACTCCCAGGACCTGAACCGGATGCTGGAGGGGCTGATCTACCGCTTCGGCCTCTCCCTGCCCGAGGCCTTGGACCTGGTCTTCCCCCCGGTTTTGGGGGAGGTGAAGGCCTATCCCGAGGAGCTCCAGGACCTCTACCTGGCCCTGCGCCAGCGCTTCGGCCCCCTGGCCCAGGGCCCGGCGGCCCTGGTGACCCGCCACCGGGAGGAGGCCGTCTTCGCCACCGACGCCATGGGGCTGAGGCCGCTGTGGTTCGTGGAGACCCCGGACGAGTACGTCTTCACCTCGGAAAGGGGGGTGTTCAGCGCCGAGGAGTTCGCCGCCGAGCCCAAGCCCCTGGCCCCGGGGGAGAAGATGGGGGTGCGCCTCCTGCCGGAAGGGGCCCGGCTCGTCCCCTTCCACCGCCACCAGCGCCTGGTGTACGAGCGCGTCTCGGCCCGCACCCCAGTTTCCGGGTACCGGCGCCACCTGGCGGGGCCCCTCTGGGAGGGTCCGGCGCCCGTGGAGGGGGGGAGCGAGGCCCAGGTGGAGGAGCGGCCTGCCCCGCCTCCTCTGGGCCTGGAGCGGGCCTTCGGGTTTGACCGGTGGGATGCGGCCTACCTCGAGGCCCTGGTCAAGACCGGGAACGAGCCCGTGGGCTCCCTGGGCTACGACGGCCCCCTGGCCGCCCTCAACCCGGAGAAGCCCAACCTCTCCGAGTTCTTCAAGGAGACGGTGGCGGTGGTCACCAACCCGGCCATTGACCGGGAGCGGGAGATCGAGCACTTCTCCACCCGGGCGGTCCTGGGCCGCAGGCCCCTTCCCAACGGCCAAGGGGCGGGGCGGGTGGAGGAGCTCCTCATCCCCATCGTCCTGGAGAGGGAGCCGGCCTTGGCCCGGGCCATGGGCACCCTGACCATCGCCGAGGTCCTGGCCCGCTTCCAGACCCGCGTCCTCGTCCCCCGCTTCACGGTGGAGGAGGGGCTTCTGGCCGGGCTCAAGCGGTTGGAGGAGGAGGCGGTGCGGGCGGTGGAGGAGGGGGCGGAGGTCCTCCTCCTTTCCGACCGGGAGGCCTTCTTTGGGGGGGTCTGGATTGACGTGGCCCTGGCCCTGGCGGCGGTGGAGCGGGCCCTGAGGCGGCCGGACGCCCAGGGGGTGGCCCTGAGGCGGAGGACCTCGGTCCTGGTCCACTCGGGCGGGGTGAGGAACCTGCACGACGTGGCCTTCCTCCTGGGCCTGGGGGCGGACGCGGTGGCCCCCTGGCTGATGGAGGAGAAGGCGTTGGCCCTGGAGGGGCGCGCGGGGCTCGCCAACCTCCTCGAGGCCCTGAGGAAGGGCCTGGAAAAGGTGATCTCCACCATGGGCATCCACGAGCTCCGGGGCTACGGCAAGATCTTCTCCAGCCTGGGGCTTAAGCCGGAGCTTTCCGAGTACTTCGGCACCCGGAACTTCTACGCCTCCTCCCAGGCGGGCTACGGGCTTCTGGAGCTGGAAAGGACCCTCCTGGAGCGGGAGGGCTTCTTGCGGGCGGAGAAGGTCCCGCCCGCCAAGGACTTCCGCTTTAACCCCCGGATCTACAAGGCCGCCCAGGAGGTGAGCGCGGGCCAGGCCCCCTACAGCCACTTCCAGGAGAAGGTCCGCTCCTTGGAGCGGGAAAGCCCGGTGGCCGCGCGGCAGCTATTGGAGGTGCGCTTCCCCGAACGGAGCGGGGTCTTGCCCGAGGAGGTGGACCTCTCAGTGGGCGGCCACTCCCTCCCCTTTGTCATCAGCGCCATGAGCTTCGGCTCCCAGGGGGAGGCGGCCTTCCGCGCCTACGCCGAGGCGGCCAAGCGGCTGAACATGGTCTGCGTGAACGGGGAGGGCGGGGAGATCCCCGACATGCTGGGCAAGTACACCCACTGGCGGGGGCAGCAGGTGGCCTCGGGCCGCTTCGGGGTCCACGCCTACATGCTGAACTCGGCCGCGGTCATTGAGATCAAGATCGGCCAGGGGGCCAAGCCCGGGGAAGGGGGGCACCTGCCGGGCAAGAAGGTTTCGGCCAAGGTGGCCGCCGCCCGCAACGCCGTGCCCGGGGTGGACCTGATCAGCCCCTCCAACAACCACGACCTCTACTCCATCGAGGACCTGGCCCAGCTCATAGAGGAGCTCAAGACCGTAAACCCCAAGGCCAAGGTCTCGGTGAAGGTGCCCGTCATCCCCGGCATCGGCACCATCGCCGTGGGCATCGCCAAGGCCGGGGCCGACATCATCACCCTTTCCGGGTTTGAGGGGGGGACGGGGGCGGCCCGGCTCCATGCCCTCAAGTACGCCGGCCTGCCCGTGGAGCTGGGGGTGCGCCGGGCCCACCGGGCCCTGGTGCGGGCGGGCCTCCGGGACAAGGTGGAGATCTGGGCGGACGGCGGGCTCAAGACCGCCTACGACGTGCTCCGCATGGTCCTTTTGGGGGCGGACCGGGTGGGGATGGCCACCATGGCCATGGTGGCCATCGGCTGCACCATCTGCCGGGGCTGCCAGCTGGACACCTGCCACGTGGGGATCACCACCCAGATCGAGACGCTGGAGGAGGCCCTGGCCCACGGGCTGAAGCGCTTCGTCCCCCAGGACACGGAGCGGGCGGTGGAGCAGCTGGTCCGCTTCTTTGAGGCCAAGGCCGAGGCCCTGCGGGAGTTGGTGGCCGCCTTGGGCTACACCTCCTTGCGGGACCTGGTGGGCCGGAGCGACCTCCTCTACCAGCGGGACCACCATGAGGAGCTGGACCTCTCCTACTTCTTCCTCCCCGTGGAGCCGCCGGAGTGGGTGCAGGACGAGTCCCTTTACGTCCTCCGCAAGCCCCTCAACCAGCTCACCCGCACCATCACCGAGGTGGTGATGGGGGCCTACCAGGAGGGGGGGCGGAGGCTCCGCTTCCAGGAGGGGCCGGTCAGCTCCACCGACCGGGCCCTGGGGACCCACCTGGCGGGGGAGATGGCCCGCAGGCGCCTCTACGGCAAGGGGTTTGACGCCGAGGTCCGCCTCCACTTTGACGCGGGCAGCGTGGCGGGCAACGGCCTGGCCGCCTTCAACGTGGAGGGGCTGGAGGTGCTGGTGGAGGGCGGGGCCCAGGATGGGGTGGCCAAGGGGGCCTTCGGGGGGAAGGTGGCGATCCTCAAGGGGCGGAACCCCTTCGGGGCCTACGTGGACGGCTCGGTGGGCAAGAGCTTTGCCTACGGGGCCATCGGGGGCCTCCTCATCGTGGAGGGGGTGGCGGACAGCCGGTTCTGCATCCGGCTTTCCGGGGCGGACGTGGTCCTGGGCGGGGAGCCCGAGCGCCCCCTGCAGGACGAGCTCGGCAACCTGGCCGCCCGGGCCCAGGCCAAGGGCTTCGCCTTTGAGTACATGACCCGGGGCCGGGCCCTGGTCCTGGGGGACCCGGGGCCCTGGATCTGCTCCGGGATGACCGGGGGGCGGGTCTACCTGCGCCACTGGCCGGAGATGGGCCTGACCGAGGAGGCCATGCGGCGGCGGCTGGCCAAGGGGGCCAAGGTGGTGGTCCGGCCCCTGGACGCCCGGGGCGTGGAGGACGTGCGGGAGCTCCTTTCCGCCTACATCGCCGTCCTTCGTGAGGCCAAGCGGGAGGAGAAGGCCAAAAGGCTGGAGGGGCTCCTCCTCGAGCCCGCCCTCCACTTCCGCATGGTGGAGCCCGTGAGCCAGCAGGTGGACCAGGGGGTGAGCACAGAGTAG
- the mutM gene encoding bifunctional DNA-formamidopyrimidine glycosylase/DNA-(apurinic or apyrimidinic site) lyase yields MPELPEVEVTRRKLLPLAVGRPLFLSHQDPFRYRGTEKAQGEKVLDLRRRGKYLIFALERHELVLHLGMTGGFRREETPHTRAVFRFGDTPLYFTDPRRFGRIWVVDPGDYREIPLLGRMGPEPLSPAFTLEGFLEALRRKTPIKTLLLSQEAVAGLGNIYADEALFQAGLRPDRPAHTLSQAEAERLFAAIREVLEEAVRLGGSTLKDAAYRQPDGEAGAYQERHRVYGRAGRPCPRCGGPILRVRLGGRSAHFCPGCQA; encoded by the coding sequence ATGCCCGAGCTCCCGGAGGTGGAGGTCACCCGCAGGAAGCTCCTTCCCCTGGCGGTGGGAAGGCCCCTCTTCCTTTCCCACCAGGACCCCTTTCGGTACCGGGGGACGGAGAAGGCCCAAGGGGAGAAGGTCCTGGACCTCAGGCGGCGGGGGAAGTACCTGATCTTCGCCCTGGAGCGCCACGAGCTCGTCCTCCACCTGGGGATGACCGGAGGGTTCCGACGGGAGGAGACCCCCCACACCCGGGCGGTCTTCCGCTTCGGGGACACCCCCCTTTACTTCACCGACCCCCGCCGCTTCGGCCGGATCTGGGTGGTGGACCCGGGGGACTACCGGGAGATCCCCCTCCTGGGGCGCATGGGGCCCGAGCCCCTCTCCCCCGCCTTCACCCTCGAGGGCTTCCTGGAGGCCCTGAGGCGGAAGACCCCCATCAAGACCCTCCTCCTCTCCCAGGAGGCGGTGGCGGGCCTGGGCAACATCTACGCGGACGAGGCCCTCTTCCAGGCGGGCCTCCGGCCCGACCGGCCGGCCCACACCCTGAGCCAGGCCGAGGCGGAAAGGCTCTTCGCCGCCATCCGGGAGGTGCTGGAGGAGGCGGTCCGGCTCGGGGGGTCCACGCTGAAGGACGCGGCCTACCGCCAGCCAGACGGGGAGGCCGGGGCCTACCAGGAGAGGCACCGGGTCTACGGCCGGGCGGGAAGGCCCTGCCCCCGCTGTGGCGGGCCCATCCTGCGGGTGAGGCTCGGGGGGCGGAGCGCCCACTTCTGCCCCGGCTGCCAGGCTTGA
- a CDS encoding DUF815 domain-containing protein yields MVLALPNSPLELLSLDLPQGEPWGYALAQALLKAPWAGKALEAPPGLLGLLQGEMAAFRAWLEEKRRAHPLGPLGSRPPTEAEKAVLEAVEENRAEALLEAYRRFGPYPFALYRAFRFDGEVRPVLRPNLPPREELVGYEAQMAALERNVRRFLSGRPALHTLLYGARGTGKSTLARSLLHLEGLSLIEVELADGRSLEALLERLAPLPGRYVLFLDDLSLDPQDPLFHSLKALLEGSLVAPPGNTLLLATTNRRHLVERLPENPLPGADPGAWDALQDTLALADRFGLVLTFPPFDRALYLRAVEHHLGRPLTEEEKAEALRFAQNRGYSGRSAKQFALSLG; encoded by the coding sequence ATGGTCCTGGCGCTTCCCAACTCCCCCCTCGAGCTCCTCTCCCTGGACCTCCCCCAGGGGGAGCCCTGGGGCTACGCCCTGGCCCAGGCCCTCCTCAAGGCCCCCTGGGCGGGGAAGGCCCTGGAGGCCCCCCCGGGGCTTCTGGGCCTTTTGCAGGGGGAGATGGCCGCCTTTAGGGCCTGGCTGGAGGAGAAGCGAAGGGCCCACCCCCTGGGCCCCCTGGGGAGCCGGCCGCCCACCGAGGCGGAAAAGGCGGTCCTGGAGGCGGTGGAGGAAAACCGGGCCGAGGCCCTCCTGGAGGCCTACCGGCGCTTCGGCCCCTACCCCTTCGCCCTCTACCGGGCCTTCCGGTTTGACGGGGAGGTGAGGCCGGTCCTCCGCCCCAACCTGCCCCCACGGGAGGAGCTCGTGGGGTACGAGGCCCAGATGGCCGCCCTGGAGAGGAACGTCCGCCGCTTCCTCTCGGGCAGGCCCGCCCTGCACACCCTCCTCTACGGGGCCCGGGGAACGGGCAAGTCCACCCTGGCCCGGAGCCTGCTCCACCTCGAGGGCCTGAGCCTGATAGAGGTGGAGCTGGCGGACGGCCGGTCCCTGGAGGCCCTCCTGGAGCGGCTTGCCCCCTTGCCGGGCCGGTACGTCCTCTTCCTGGATGATCTTTCCTTAGACCCCCAAGACCCCCTGTTCCACTCCCTGAAGGCCCTCCTGGAGGGCTCCCTGGTCGCCCCACCCGGGAACACCCTCCTCCTGGCCACCACCAACCGCCGCCATCTGGTGGAGCGCCTGCCGGAAAACCCCCTGCCCGGCGCGGACCCCGGCGCCTGGGACGCCCTGCAGGACACCTTGGCCCTGGCCGACCGGTTCGGCCTCGTCCTCACCTTCCCCCCCTTTGACCGGGCCCTCTACCTGAGGGCGGTGGAGCACCACCTGGGCCGGCCCCTTACGGAGGAGGAAAAGGCGGAAGCCCTCCGCTTCGCCCAGAACCGGGGCTACAGCGGAAGGAGCGCCAAGCAGTTCGCCCTCAGCCTTGGCTGA